A genomic segment from Nicotiana tabacum cultivar K326 chromosome 9, ASM71507v2, whole genome shotgun sequence encodes:
- the LOC107798786 gene encoding eukaryotic peptide chain release factor subunit 1-3-like: MMTDDHKNDENIEIWKIKKLIKALESARGNGTSMISLIMPPRDQISRVTKMLGDGFGTASNIKSRVNRQSVLGAITSARQRLKLYNKVPPNGLVLYTGTIMAEDGKDKKVTYDFEPFRPINASLYLCDNKFHTEPLNELLECDEKFGFIVMDGHGTLFGTLSGSTRNVIHKFSVDLPKKHGRGGQSSLRFDRLRMEKRHNYVRKTAELATHFYINPSTCQPNVSGLILAGSAEFKTELSYSNMFDRRLREKILNMVDVSYGGEDGFSQAIKLSAEHLINVKFMHEIDIIGKYFEEISQDTGKYIIGVDDTMQVLDTGAIETIIVWENLDVTRYVLKNSSTGETIIKYLNKEQDAHQSNFREPTTNGELEIMDKMLLLEWLANEYRKFGCSLEFVTDKSQEGSQFCRGFGGIGAILRYKVDVRVFDDVSDNGEVYEEVYVDSE, encoded by the coding sequence ATGATGACAGACGATCACAAGAACGACGAGAATATAGAGATATGGAAGATCAAGAAACTAATAAAGGCATTAGAATCTGCTCGAGGCAATGGTACGAGCATGATTTCTCTAATAATGCCTCCTCGCGATCAAATATCACGCGTCACTAAGATGCTTGGAGATGGGTTTGGAACTGCATCCAACATCAAAAGTAGAGTGAATCGCCAATCTGTATTGGGCGCGATCACATCTGCTCGACAAAGACTTAAACTCTACAACAAGGTACCACCAAACGGGCTCGTGCTATACactggaacgatcatggctgaaGACGGGAAAGACAAGAAGGTTACATATGATTTTGAGCCATTCAGGCCAATTAACGCGTCTTTATATCTTTGTGATAACAAGTTCCATACAGAACCGTTGAATGAACTTTTGGAATGTGATGAGAAGTTTGGGTTTATTGTGATGGATGGACACGGGACACTTTTCGGGACATTGAGTGGCAGTACCAGGAATGTCATTCACAAGTTTAGTGTTGATTTGCCAAAAAAACACGGGAGAGGTGGACAGTCATCGTTGCGTTTTGATCGTCTTAGAATGGAGAAACGACATAACTATGTGAGAAAAACAGCAGAGCTTGCAACACATTTTTATATTAATCCATCAACTTGCCAGCCTAATGTTTCAGGCCTGATATTAGCTGGATCAGCAGAGTTTAAGACAGAGCTTAGCTATTCTAATATGTTTGATCGTCGTCTTAGGGAAAAGATATTAAATATGGTTGATGTTTCGTATGGAGGGGAAGATGGTTTTAGCCAAGCAATTAAGTTATCTGCTGAGCACTTGATCAATGTGAAATTTATGCACGAGATCGATATTATTGGAAAGTATTTTGAGGAGATTAGTCAGGACACTGGGAAGTATATCATTGGCGTTGATGATACAATGCAAGTTCTAGACACGGGTGCTATTGAGACCATTATCGTGTGGGAAAATCTCGACGTTACTagatatgttttgaaaaatagcaGTACTGGAGAAACAATAATCAAGTACTTGAATAAGGAGCAAGATGCACATCAGAGTAACTTTCGCGAACCTACTACAAATGGGGAGTTAGAGATTATGGATAAAATGCTTTTACTTGAGTGGTTAGCTAATGAGTACAGGAAATTTGGTTGTAGTTTGGAATTTGTTACAGATAAATCACAAGAAGGATCTCAGTTCTGTCGTGGTTTTGGTGGCATTGGCGCTATTCTTCGTTACAAGGTTGATGTTCGAGTTTTTGATGATGTTTCTGACAATGGTGAAGTTTATGAAGAAGTTTATGTTGATTCTGAATAG
- the LOC107798788 gene encoding eukaryotic peptide chain release factor subunit 1-3-like isoform X1, with translation MCTIVFMEVRCTLMADGHDNDKNIEIWKIKKLIKALEAARGNGTSMISLIMPPRDQVSRVTKMLGDEFGTASNIKSRVNRQSVLGAITSAQQRLKLYNKVPPNGLVLYTGTIMTEDGKEKKVTIDFEPFRPINASLYLCDNKFHTEALNELLESDDKFGFIIMDGNGTLFGTLSGNTREVLHKFSVDLPKKHGRGGQSALRFARLRMEKRHNYVRKTAELATQFYINPATSQPNVSGLILAGSADFKTELSQSDMFDPRLQAKILNVVDVSYGGENGFNQAIELSAEILANVKFIQEKKLIGKYFEEISQDTGKYVFGVDDTLKVLEMGAIETLIVWENLDMTRYVLKNNTSGETVIKHLNKEQDTVQSNFRDPATNAELEIQDKLPLLEWFANEYRRFGCSLEFVTNKSQEGSQFCRGFGGIGGILRYQLDVRAFDDLSDEGEFYEDSD, from the exons ATGTGTACTATAGTGTTCATGGAAG TTCGGTGTACATTGATGGCTGACGGTCATGATAACGATAAGAATATCGAGATATGGAAGATCAAGAAACTTATAAAGGCACTTGAAGCTGCTCGAGGCAATGGTACCAGCATGATTTCTCTTATCATGCCTCCACGGGATCAAGTATCTAGGGTCACTAAGATGCTTGGAGATGAGTTTGGAACTGCATCGAACATTAAAAGTAGAGTTAATCGTCAATCTGTGTTGGGTGCAATCACATCTGCTCAGCAGAGGCTTAAACTCTATAACAAGGTTCCACCAAATGGGCTTGTGCTTTACACTGGAACGATCATGACTGAAGATGGGAAAGAGAAGAAGGTTACAATTGATTTTGAGCCCTTCAGGCCCATTAATGCATCTCTATATCTTTGTGATAACAAGTTCCACACAGAAGCCCTGAATGAACTTTTGGAATCTGATGACAAGTTTGGATTTATTATAATGGATGGAAATGGGACACTTTTCGGGACATTGAGTGGCAATACCAGGGAGGTTCTTCACAAGTTTAGTGTTGATCTGCCCAAAAAACACGGAAGAGGAGGACAGTCAGCACTGCGTTTTGCTCGTCTTCGGATGGAGAAACGGCACAACTATGTGAGGAAAACAGCAGAGCTTGCAACCCAGTTTTATATTAATCCTGCCACCAGTCAGCCCAATGTTTCAGGCCTGATACTAGCTGGATCAGCTGACTTTAAGACAGAGCTTAGCCAGTCTGATATGTTTGATCCTCGTCTTCAGGCAAAAATATTGAATGTGGTCGATGTTTCTTATGGAGGAGAAAATGGTTTCAATCAAGCAATTGAGTTGTCTGCTGAGATCTTGGCCAACGTGAAATTTATACAAGAGAAGAAATTGATAGGCAAGTATTTTGAGGAGATTAGTCAGGACACTGGGAAGTATGTTTTTGGGGTTGATGATACCTTGAAAGTTCTGGAAATGGGTGCTATTGAGACCCTTATTGTGTGGGAAAATCTGGACATGACTAGGTATGTGCTGAAAAATAACACTTCTGGAGAAACAGTCATCAAACACTTGAATAAGGAGCAAGACACTGTCCAAAGTAACTTCCGCGACCCTGCTACGAATGCAGAATTAGAAATTCAGGATAAATTGCCACTGCTTGAGTGGTTTGCAAATGAGTACAGGAGGTTTGGTTGTAGTCTGGAGTTTGTTACCAATAAATCACAAGAAGGATCTCAGTTTTGCCGTGGTTTTGGTGGCATTGGAGGGATTCTCCGCTACCAGCTTGATGTTCGTGCTTTTGATGACCTTTCTGATGAAGGTGAATTTTATGAAGATTCTGACTAG
- the LOC107798788 gene encoding eukaryotic peptide chain release factor subunit 1-3-like isoform X2 has product MADGHDNDKNIEIWKIKKLIKALEAARGNGTSMISLIMPPRDQVSRVTKMLGDEFGTASNIKSRVNRQSVLGAITSAQQRLKLYNKVPPNGLVLYTGTIMTEDGKEKKVTIDFEPFRPINASLYLCDNKFHTEALNELLESDDKFGFIIMDGNGTLFGTLSGNTREVLHKFSVDLPKKHGRGGQSALRFARLRMEKRHNYVRKTAELATQFYINPATSQPNVSGLILAGSADFKTELSQSDMFDPRLQAKILNVVDVSYGGENGFNQAIELSAEILANVKFIQEKKLIGKYFEEISQDTGKYVFGVDDTLKVLEMGAIETLIVWENLDMTRYVLKNNTSGETVIKHLNKEQDTVQSNFRDPATNAELEIQDKLPLLEWFANEYRRFGCSLEFVTNKSQEGSQFCRGFGGIGGILRYQLDVRAFDDLSDEGEFYEDSD; this is encoded by the coding sequence ATGGCTGACGGTCATGATAACGATAAGAATATCGAGATATGGAAGATCAAGAAACTTATAAAGGCACTTGAAGCTGCTCGAGGCAATGGTACCAGCATGATTTCTCTTATCATGCCTCCACGGGATCAAGTATCTAGGGTCACTAAGATGCTTGGAGATGAGTTTGGAACTGCATCGAACATTAAAAGTAGAGTTAATCGTCAATCTGTGTTGGGTGCAATCACATCTGCTCAGCAGAGGCTTAAACTCTATAACAAGGTTCCACCAAATGGGCTTGTGCTTTACACTGGAACGATCATGACTGAAGATGGGAAAGAGAAGAAGGTTACAATTGATTTTGAGCCCTTCAGGCCCATTAATGCATCTCTATATCTTTGTGATAACAAGTTCCACACAGAAGCCCTGAATGAACTTTTGGAATCTGATGACAAGTTTGGATTTATTATAATGGATGGAAATGGGACACTTTTCGGGACATTGAGTGGCAATACCAGGGAGGTTCTTCACAAGTTTAGTGTTGATCTGCCCAAAAAACACGGAAGAGGAGGACAGTCAGCACTGCGTTTTGCTCGTCTTCGGATGGAGAAACGGCACAACTATGTGAGGAAAACAGCAGAGCTTGCAACCCAGTTTTATATTAATCCTGCCACCAGTCAGCCCAATGTTTCAGGCCTGATACTAGCTGGATCAGCTGACTTTAAGACAGAGCTTAGCCAGTCTGATATGTTTGATCCTCGTCTTCAGGCAAAAATATTGAATGTGGTCGATGTTTCTTATGGAGGAGAAAATGGTTTCAATCAAGCAATTGAGTTGTCTGCTGAGATCTTGGCCAACGTGAAATTTATACAAGAGAAGAAATTGATAGGCAAGTATTTTGAGGAGATTAGTCAGGACACTGGGAAGTATGTTTTTGGGGTTGATGATACCTTGAAAGTTCTGGAAATGGGTGCTATTGAGACCCTTATTGTGTGGGAAAATCTGGACATGACTAGGTATGTGCTGAAAAATAACACTTCTGGAGAAACAGTCATCAAACACTTGAATAAGGAGCAAGACACTGTCCAAAGTAACTTCCGCGACCCTGCTACGAATGCAGAATTAGAAATTCAGGATAAATTGCCACTGCTTGAGTGGTTTGCAAATGAGTACAGGAGGTTTGGTTGTAGTCTGGAGTTTGTTACCAATAAATCACAAGAAGGATCTCAGTTTTGCCGTGGTTTTGGTGGCATTGGAGGGATTCTCCGCTACCAGCTTGATGTTCGTGCTTTTGATGACCTTTCTGATGAAGGTGAATTTTATGAAGATTCTGACTAG